TCGATCATCGGAAGCCCGGGAACGGGAAGGACGACGACCGGCGCGGCCCTACTCATGGGCGCGCACCTAGCGCCCGCAGCACCGCCGTCGCAAGCCGGGCCGCGTGCGCCGGCGTCTGCATGACCGTGTCGGTGACGAGAACCTTGAAGCCCAGCGCCGCGATGCGCCCGGTCCAGGCCGCGTCCGCACCGTCGAGCACGAACCAGTCGACGAGGCCGCGGTAGAGCGCCGCCACCCCGCGCGGCGACACCTCGTGCCCGAGCCCGCGCAGCATGCGGTGCAACGGCCCCTTCAGCGGCCGGCCGCCGACGAGGGGACAGATCGCCGCCGCCGGAGCGCGCCGGCGCTCGAGCGCCCGGCGCAGCGCGGGAACCGCGAGCATGGGGCCGATCGACACCAGCGGGTTCGACGGCGCGACCACGATCGCCGCCGCCGTGCGCAGCGCGGCGACGACGCCCGGCGCCGGCCGTGCCCCGGCGGCGCCGGCGATCTCGATCCGGCGCACGCGGCCGCGCGCCCGCCCGCGTACAAGGTAGTCCTGGAAGGCGAGGCGGC
The genomic region above belongs to bacterium and contains:
- a CDS encoding 2-phospho-L-lactate transferase produces the protein MPATRITVLAGGVGGARFLAGLQRRTDPTGLTVIGNTGDDEEFHGLHVAPDLDTVLYTLTGRGDPVRGWGLRGETFACLGALETLGEPAWFRLGDRDLATHIVRTARLRAGWRLSRVTASLAAAYGLRATLLPMTNDRVRTFVHTERGRLAFQDYLVRGRARGRVRRIEIAGAAGARPAPGVVAALRTAAAIVVAPSNPLVSIGPMLAVPALRRALERRRAPAAAICPLVGGRPLKGPLHRMLRGLGHEVSPRGVAALYRGLVDWFVLDGADAAWTGRIAALGFKVLVTDTVMQTPAHAARLATAVLRALGARP